Within Rhododendron vialii isolate Sample 1 chromosome 12a, ASM3025357v1, the genomic segment TAACATACAAACTCTTCACATACCCGTTCCATAGTGGAACCATCCCGAGCAATCTTTGTTGAATAAAGTAGAGATTGAGCTTTACGGACTCTTTCAACCAGATCATCACCACTTTTACCCGATGCTTGTTCGCAAGTAATTCCAATTATGAAGTTTCATCTTGAAAGGTAAAAAAGAGCaggtaaccaaaaaaaaaaaaaacacgcagAAACTTGAgattacttttctgattcaagATTGGTGCTTTACCTCAGCCGCAAAAGCAACTTCGGAGAAAACTTCTCTGAAGATTGATATGTCCCTGGTCGATGAGTAACTCAAGCTAGCATGACTTCCATCGGGTGCAATAAAAGTATGTTCTGGAGAGGTTGATGGGTCAGTTTCAAGGAATCCTCATTTGCCTTCTATCAACCAGTCCATTGGAAATGAAGCACAGCCTTTACGCCTTACTGTCCAGAAAACCCTGATTATGTCGAAAAATATTTAGCAGTGTTTCACTACCAGGAAATTTTGAGTTAAATACTTTCTTTCATCCAAAAAGAAGGAATTTACAAGGTCCCTGACTACAAAATGATGACTTTTTGACTGCATGATGCTTTCTACAGAAGTACAGATCTATGATATCGAATTGTTgggtcttttcttttcttttttcacctCCAGGATTACCAACCTCGTTCAATGAGCTTAGAATTCTTATATGCACGGAATAATAGAAATGCAAATCCTTCTATGGAtaataaagggaaaatgatttcCAACACTGGATGATAACACATTACCACTGCGAGAAGACGTAAGAGGGAGAACTAACGAAAGTGAGCCTTTTATTTAAGGATGGCAACAAAAACAAGACTTCTAGATAAAGTCTAGCCAACAACGCTTGGTTAAACAAACCCAAATCTTGAAAGCCCATCCCTCCTGCCATGATCGGTTTATGCAAATTGTCCCAACTATGCCAATACATGCCAGAATAACACCCTTTATACCACATGAACTAACCCACAATACTCCGAATTTTATGGACAAAATAAGCCGGAGCCCGAAATACTGAGAGAAGATAAATAGGAATTACCGATAAAGTAAGTTTAGCAACAACACGACGACTGGGTAAGGCCAACATCAGGGTTTTTCACCTCGTAAATGACTCGAAAATCTGTCCAAAATACCCCGAAAAAGTTCACCTTTTTTCCTTAGATCAATGAAGCTAGCACCAAGATAGATACCAGATTGAATAGTTGAGTTAACAAAGCTCTGTCAACAGAGGACATATTTGGGCTAACAAATATTTTAGACTTTTTGGGAAGTAGTACCTTGTCCCGACTGAAAACAATAGGTGTCCAAAACCCACTTGAAGCACCCCAAAGGTTCCGCATAACTATCACTGCCAAACAAAAGGTGTGAAACAGGTGAAGCCTGAGAAGAAATGGAAATACCCCACCAGCCCAACTAATCTGGTTGGACGCTAAAGATGAGGAGAGAGCTTGggccaatgttctaaatggcggccgccgaggcgcttggaggtgccctgccgccacgccaataccccttggcgtttgatttggcgcccacgGAGGTTTGGTGGTGTtcggcggccgcctaggcggccttggcggtcttggcggccATGGTGGTCTCGGCGGTCTTAGCGGTCTTGGGGGGCcttggcggcggcggcggcgtctttggaggcctttgacggcataaaatgtatagtattaaactaatggagatcaagttttggaagggtatggaggagaagagttagaggaaggagatgaactttgaacttggcattagcgatctccgatctcgtttatttctacttattgtcttattcaacttatttgctagttgctactacttaatttcatttgggtttgtacattaaattttgcattatggttatgtagaactttgaacttgcattatggatacatagaatatagtttgattggataatggtttgttaaaaaaaaaaaaaaagaagccaaattGCTTGGCCcagcctaggcggcttggcgcttggaggtgggtctccgccctactagcgccaagcgccatttagaacattggctTGGGCAACTAGAATAAACAGAAAAGGGGAGAGCAGATCCCTTGACGGAGACCACATCAAGGAGTGAAAAACTCAGTGGGTTGATTGTTGACTAAAGctgaaaacaaaacagagcCAACACATTCCATGATAAGAGTGACCCACATTGAACTAAAACCCGTAACCTGAAGAACCCGATGAAGAAAAGCCCAATTGACTCAATCCTAAGCTTTATTCAAGTTTAATTTCAAGGCTAGAGGggaattttttccttttttttctttttcgaacaAAATCAAGAACTTCATGGGCCAATAAGATTTTTTCCACAATCGAACAATTTGGAACAAAGGCACTTTGAGTTTGAGAGACTGAAGTACCCAGACACAACCTCAAGAAATTGGCAAGAGTTTTTGAAATTAACTTATAGGCAACATTACATAAGCTAATGGGTCGATAATCATGAATAGATTGCGGGGATTTCTACTTGGGAATAAGGGCAATGAAAGTTCTATTTACCTCCTTAAGCATAAATTAAGTCTGAAGGAAATACAATACAGATGAGGTCAGCTCCTCCCCCACCACCGACCACTCTTGTTGGTAAAACGCAGCACCATCAGGACCCGGAGATTTCCAACCCACCATTTGATCCAAAGCCATTTTAACATCCAAAACAGTGAAAAGTTGATTCAGCAAGCAATTTGATCTTCGGTGAGACGCTGATCCAATATGGAAAGAAATTCAATATGAGTAGCACACTCCCCATCCGGCACAATCCCATTCTGACCCACCCCTACACCATTGAAAAGGGCTGAAAGTGTTGAAGAAGGTGAGTAGAGATCTCCTGTGGCCGAAAAATAGACTCCCCATTTTCCTTGACAAAAAAACGCAATCCGCTTCCTCCGACACCATAGAGTAGCCACCATATGCAAATGCCTGGTGTTGTGATCTCCCATCATTAACCAGTTCAGTTTTGACCGTTGAGCCCAATATGTTTCTTGCTTCATGAGAAGTTCACCCAACTCTCTACTCATATCTTGTTCTCTGTCAAACTCTCTCGATCTTCTCAAATTGTTCTGCACATCGCTAAGAGCCCATTGAAGATGGTCAATCTGGCTTTGCATACATCCATCAGTCAATTTACTCCAATTTTGAAGGCGTCCCAACATCACCTCCTGTTTACGCATGAGAGAGAACATATGCGAACCCGCAAATTCAACCTGGCAAGCTTTGCGCAATGATTGTTTGTGAGTCTGGGCTATGCAGCCAAGCAGCTTCAAAATGAATTTGTGACCTCGAATTCAAATAACTTCAAGCTGTGTCCAAAACCAACGGGCTATGATCTATAGAAAATCCAGGTACATTCCCCATAGAGCTTCCTGATTCCATCTGCTGAACTCTGCTGGTTCAACTAAAATATCTCGAACACATCGTTGCATATACCCCTGTTAAACTCATCCTCCGCCCCAAACCCAGAGTGATTTCCAAGTGAATATGCCGCAGAATTGCCCAATTCCATAGTttcctctttcttccttcttccaATATGTAGAGATGTCTCTGACTTACACCCTGAATATGTATCCTCACAAGACTGCCATCCTTCAATAACTTCATCAGAATGATCCCCCAAGCCAAAATCCGGCACAGATGTTGCTGTATGTTTATAGGACCAAAAATGAGGATGCATGGCCCAATGAAATATTGTCAGGGTTATACCTAGTTCGTCATTCTTTACAGCCACCTTTAGTCTATTGGAACAGCCATCTTTAAACAATATTCATTCAGACATGAAGGAGTGGGAAAAGGAGTTCACATTTGCTCTTCCAAACATTCACATGGCATCTACAAATATGCCAATCATCAATAAACCTCATTCATCAATATTGATTTGAATACAAGGAAATGTAGTTGCCCAAaattctttcttcattttgcgAGTACAGCACTAAGAGAGTCTTTCGTCACTATTCGAAGCTCTCTGCGTgcatttatttttctattgtaATGATTTCATCTTTTGTCTTTATGATTAATTTTCAGTTTTGTttgctgaattaaaaaaaaaacaaaaaacatgtttcaTCGTTTCTATAGAAACTCTGGTGGGAAATATCACAAGTGCTTTGCATTGAGTACATATCATTCCCAACTCCGAAGCATAATCATAGTAGAGTTactgatataaaaaaaaaaacttacacaaACACAATGCATTTCAATTATCAGTCCAATCATGATAAAACTAAAACGATGGACATATAATTCTAAGTTCTAACACCCAATGAGGCATGACAAAAAGTAAGAGAAAGCAACTTTGAAGTTTCCAAATAATATTGAAGTCAGTGTGACACAGTATATTAAGCTGAAACCAAGTAAATAAATTTGACTTCAGACCCAGCATTTATGAGATTTTGAGCCATTGGTGGAACCATAATTCCAAGACCTAGAAAGCCAACGTGTGCTGGCATTTCATCTGCTGCAACGACAAACTACATAGTGCAAATGAATACCCAATAAAAATGTagagttgaaatgcttgaaaatcaaaattctcCATTGAAATTCCAACACAATGACTAAACCCAACTGGGAAATTCACCAATTCTAAATCCTGAACGCgcaaattgaaaaacaaagaacaaagagAGAGACTTACGTTTGGCTGCAGAAGAGAAATCCCTAAATGGAATGGACTGGGTCGGGCTTTGAAGAGAAAGTTTGAACGATTTGCAATGGATTTCGCTGGGGAAATGTTTGGAAATCGAAGTAGATGAGAGGCGTTGAGTGCAGAGTGTGGTGGGTGCTGGGGCCGAAAGGTAATATGCCACCAAAGTAAAGTCGCCTTTGTAAAGCGCGAGTTTTAGTTCATTCAACTTCAGAGGTTGAACCTGCGAAGTCTGTTTAAATAGCACGGGCTACAGTAATAATCGAATAGGGAATTCTTTTAAGTTTATTTATATATCGAAATGGTTCATATTGAAGCAATCTTCTTGACCATTAATCGTAgggaaaatcaaagaaatcgAATGCGAATCGATATCTTATCAAGCAGTAAAATGAGGATTTTACGTTTATAATTATGAGTTAGGATACATTGAATCAAATCCAATTTAATTGGCGTTTAAGAGCAACCTCGCGGGTTCAAGACAATACTGCTCTAGCACCCCCATATTTCACTCAGATCATATTGCATGCCCCTTTATTCTCTAAATTCACAGTGCACCtccttatttttgtgaaaattgtGCGTAAAATTTGGACCCacattttcaacaaaacaaTTTTCGAAATACAAACTTTgccctcattttcttttcctgtttttttcttcttttatcacCTGACACATTTTCTCTACCTATAGATATTttcaaacataacaaaaacacaaaattccAAAGtcaaaacccatctctctctacatcCATAAATACGTATTCCAACTTTATACATCTTGTAGATATTTTGGCCTCGTTTGATAAAAGTATTAAAGGGGTGAGATTCGTGAGGAGATGGAATTAgaattgagattggtaatgaaaaGTGATTGGTTATAAGaatggattgataatgagtatgtttatttgggatgggattagatgatgggattattaatatcatgtttgtttcacatgggataggattggattgatagtaaACATTTCCATTTTTACCCTTATGCAAAACTGAAGGATaatatatgattaaaaaaaattaagtgttttaattatCAATTCGTTTAAACTAGTGTAAAGATGTTATTTTGTTAATTATACTATTTTAAAAGGtcgtaattaaattttgtctgtAGGGCTTGGTTCTATGTCTATCTAAAGGCTTGTACATGAGAGTTCTAtagccaaaatttaattatgactctttaggaaaaaataatcaaaaaataaaatatttgcaccggttcaaacggtttaaaaattggagcacttaatttttttaaccatatttttaaatatataaacagtctaaaaaaattaagtgctccaattttcaatccgcttaaaccagtgcgaagattttattttttttatcattttattctaaaagggtcataatttatttttgattcTAAAACCCTCATATACGAGCCATAAGATAGTCatagaaccaaacaaagaataatTAGTTGAAAAAGTCATGGGTACTTTCATCATTGTATTGGAGGGACTCCGGACTGGATTGATAATACCATGTCCCATGAGGTATTAGTAATCCATCTTAATTCCAGGACTCATAGTCCCATGGGTAAGTTAGGCCGGCCATTGAAAGTGAAAGCAAACAAAGAATTAGCAGTTCAATCCCATTAATAGTCCAATCCCATGGCTGGAGCTGATTATCAAACAGGGCCTATAGACCTTCATACCCGCTAAAATCAAACGAAGAGTTAGACACCAAATCGCCCCATCAATCAAAATGACTGTAAAAttaagctaaacaaaaaatgagTTAAATAGATCAATTACATATGCGGATGAAACGAATTTGTGTTCAATGAAATTATAACCAGTGTCATTCCCCGAAGTCCCAAATTGGATTAAACATAGTCTAATCACATCATAACAAAAATAGTCGATCCAACCGTTCATCTCAGATTCAACGGCTTAAATCTTAACTGAgtaatgaacgattcaaatgTGTACGTGCTCAGATTCAATTTGAACCATATGTGTCAAGATGAATGATTGAATGCCACTTAGCATCTCGTTTGacaggggtgcttggcagcatccccagATCACCTTCAATCCAAAACACGGAGGAGTAAAAAAATGCAACTACTCCTAAATCAAATAATGTGTATTGttgatttaagttaagtttataaGAACGTAGccttagttttgcatcaaacaaTTTTATATGAGATatgctacaaccacacccaaatttacacacccaaatatacactctctcacaaaacacaagggtcccacacacactgcacacatagtgtgtgtgggacccttgtGTTTTGCGAGAGAGTGTATATTTGGGTGTgtgattttgggtgtggttgtagaatttttgattttatatagttgatttgtctcgatgagaagaattaaaaaattatgacctaTAGTTTAGAAGATTGTGTATTGTTGTGTATTACTGAGTCAAACTATAGTTttcacttatttttgtctttatttaaaaattacgaattttggtcataatttttacttttatggtttcttttttttccaagatGAACTAATAATCCGTGAaaatttgacaccaaattaacaaataccaaaaatattgaataaaaacaaaaaaaagagtcaaatttattttttattccaaaaccACCCTTAGCACCCTTTAGATTGAGAGATGTTGTCAAACGCCTCCACTTGACAGTTATGCTGAGCGGTTGATCCGACCGTTTATTTCAGAATCGACGGCTTAAATCTTGATTAAGCAATGAATGGTTCATTCAATCCAAATCGTTCGTGCTGAGATGAATGGTCGAATGCTGCTCGGCACCCCGCTTGGTagtagggatggcaacgggAAAGAGCGGAGGTGAATATTGACATATCCGAATCTGAATGCTCCGCCTGACCTCCGAATCCGCCCCGATTCCTGATTGGATATATTTTTCTCACCCCCGAATCCGCCCCAAACGGAGAATGGAGATCCGATCGGAAATTCAGATATCCGAATTTGAAACCTCCCCCCCTCGATTTTTGATCAAAAAGAGTATTCAGGGATAGATCGGAGGCtgatttttgatttaaaaaaataataatttggttATTCGGGGATAGATCGAGGCGGGAACAGACTTACTTCCGAATCCAATCCATTctctgaaattaaaaaaaaaaaaaaatcaaatacggCCCGATATctgaaaaattccaaaaaaatccgATCTATTCGAAACGAATAACGAATCGGATACAGACAGATCGGCCGAAATGACTATCCCTACTTGGCAGCGGGTGCATTTCAGCATCCCTGGGTCACCTTCAATCCAAAACATGGAGTAAAAAAAAGCAACTACTCCTTATTAATCAATACTGTTATCCCGTATTAGTTGGTGTGTGGTCCTATCGCTTCCACGTGCGCCGCACACGCTCCACAAGCGCCAAACCCACCACCCACCTCCCGCCACACTATTcattcaaacaaacaaaacccaaaaactcATCTTCTCTCGCAAGCTTCACCCTcccctaatttcaaaaaatttcaaacctgATTTACCCAAACACACCCACCACCATCTCCCCAACACCGTACATAACACAATCCTAATCAAGCCCATTATCGTcacttcacaaaaaaaaaaaaacccaccaaattccCCTAAATCCAGTTCATTCCCCCGCAAGCTTCTTTCCCCCAAAATTTCCAATTTCCCTCCCCTCAATTCAAATCCCCCCAAATCTCCCCTATAAAAATCCCCTCAATTCCTCCTCCTCAATCCAAACCCAGTTCAATTCCAGACCCTAATCCCTCAAATCCCTCTGCAATTCGCACCAAATCCATTCGAAAATGCCTTCAATCCCACAGGAGCCCCTCCTGACCCCAAACCCAGATCGCTTCTGCATGTTCCCAATCAAGTACCCACAAATATGGGAGATGTACAAGAAGGCCGAGGCCTCCTTCTGGACGGCCGAGGAAGTCGACCTCTCTGACGACATCCGCCACTGGGACGAAGCCCTCACCGCCGACGAGAAGCACTTCATCACCCACGTCCTCGCCTTCTTCGCCGCCTCCGACGGGATCGTCCTGGAGAACCTCGCCGGCCGCTTCATGAAGGAGGTCCAGGTCGCCGAGGCCCGCGCCTTCTACGGCTTCCAGATCGCCATCGAGAACATCCATTCCGAAATGTACTCTCTGCTGCTCGAATCTTACATCAAGGATTCCAACGAGAAGGACCGGCTCTTCCACGCGATCGAGACGATCCCCTGCGTGGAGAAGAAGGCCAACTGGGCCCTCAAGTGGATCGACGGCGGCGAGTCCTTTGCCGAGCGAATAGTCGCCTTTGCCTGCGTCGAGGGGATCTTCTTCTCCGGAAGCTTCTGCGCGATATTCTGGCTCAAGAAGCGCGGGCTGATGCCCGGGCTGACTTTCTCCAACGAACTGATATCGCGGGACGAGGGCTTGCACTGCGATTTCGCTTGCCTGCTGTACGAGTTGCTGAACAACAAGCTGAGCGAGGAGCGGGTGAGGGGGATCGTGGCGGACGCGGTGGAGATTGAGCGGGAGTTCGTGTGCGACGCGCTGCCGTGCGCGCTGGTGGGGATGAACGGGGACTTGATGAGCGAGTACATCGAGTTCGTGGCGGATCGGCTGCTGGCCGCGCTCGGGTATGGGAAGATGTACGACGCGAAGAACCCGTTCGATTGGATGGAGCTGATTAGTTTGCAGGGGAAGACGAATTTCTTTGAGAAGAGGGTTGGGGAGTACCAGAAGGCTTCGGTTATGAACAGCTTGAATGGGAATGGTGGTGGGATTCATGTGTTTAAGCTTGATGAGGATTTCTAAATCCTCCTCTTTGTTCTACTAATcctgttctttttgtttttctttctttcaaatttagggtttttttatgTGTGTAAttcatgttgtttgatgaggGGTTTACTTTCATGTGGTATAatggtaatggaaaagaaaatttttaggATTCAGAATGTGTGGCCTTTGATTTCCTGTCTTGTTTTTCATCTGTAGATCCACAAGGGAATTTGCAAGGGTAGTCATGGCTGAGATAAGATTCCTCTATTTCTATTTACTATGTTTGCTTTGATAAATTTTTAGGTATTCGGTGAGTACCACGTGTTGTTTGAGCAGTTTATCCGGGTGCTTTAAAAGTGTGTTGGCCCTttaaatagagagaaaaaaagaagacataaGAACTGGTAAATATGTTTTTATACCAATCTATTGGTTAATTAGATAAATTATGGGTTAGTCCCTCCAACCCAATTTAAAAATGTATTACTATTAAAGAGAGGCTCATACTTTTCTATCTAGATTTGCttagaataagaaaaaattgaGAGGGAGATTTGTTTGCCAAAGGGGAAAAATTAGAGGGAAATAAAATAGAAGATGTTGGGAAAAAAACAGAGGGAAACAAAAATGTTGGGAAATAGTCTTAAAagcatataatatatatatgggtAAGGGATTATTTTGTTATTGGAGTGGGTCTAATCCAAATAAATTGACCCAAATTCAGATCAAgaatggagatgctctaaggaacAGTTTTTGAACTGGTTCGTAAATTATCCGAGATATCCCtttcgtcccaatttacttgtctcaattttattataattgaattaaaaaattagttatatctttaaagtgataatgaattttatattcaatatggattttgtttgataaattttaatttattctataattcaatgttttcgaaattacttaaaacattataaattacaagatataattaattaaaaagtaatATAAATTTCCAAGattgacaattaaattgggacgaagggagtataaaTTCTGAGAAGAATGTTCTTGCGAACTATGGAATGATCACGGTTGGACATGTGATTCTGTAAAGACAAAGTTTTAATTAGGCAAAACATTGCATCAAACGTTGATATGGCCGAGTTGGTCTAAGGCGCCAGATTAAGGTTCTGGTCCGAAAGGGCGTGGGTTCAAATCCCACTGTCAACAGTTCCTTTTTTTACCTAGTTCTTCAACGTTAGCTCGAGCAAAAATATATAGcaggaattttatttttgcgAAACATTCCAGCAGAAAATCTCATGCTCCACTTGGGTGCAACTTGGCACGTAATTTCTTTATTGGACATTGAATCCGTGATATATTACTATgaagacaaattaaaaaaaaatttaagaaaagaCATTACAGAACAGGATGCCACATCTAACTGATCACAAGACTTATCTTCCATGGCCACTTTATGTGATGTCAGTTACTACTTCCATTGCCATTGAATCGGCTTAAATGCTAGAATCTCCTTCGCGTTTATGTATGGAGTTATGTAGAGTATTATGAAAGGTAGAATATTCTTTAATTTGATTTTGCCTCTTGTTTATTTAGATAAGTCACAACTTACAATAACAGAATTTCGTGGCAATTTCCCTAAAACACCCAAAGATTCATCATGCTTTTAGTCTACGAAAAACAATTTTGTGTTGGAGAATACTTTTctagaaaagaggaaaaaatacTTTTCCTGGTCATATTTATTATCTACTTATATAAGCTGAAATTAGTTCAAGAATTTAAAATCACCTTCTTAATTTCTCTTCGGGAAACAGCCAAACAGGTTTAGAAAAGCGTTCACCGAACAAATTTTATGCATTatgatagttttttttatgcGTTGGCAATTTTCCTGAATTATTTGAGCACGTggaatagaaaacaaaaagcgAAAGTCATAGAGCAATGCTAGGAgtacaattttaaaacacaataCCGATCACAACTAAGGCCGGCCCAAGGGTTTTTAGTGCCCAAGGCCTAATAAAAAAAGTGTGcccttagaaaaaaaaatggaagtttaAGAATTCGGAAGCtccgataaaaataaaaaataaaaatctcagaagcttaaaaaattaaaaatgaagagAGACTTGCACAGTTAGTCAGTTACACAATCTGGCCGGAGGTTGTTCTTAAGACCAATGACCTAATCTCTCAAAAAACCAATACAACAAAGTAAACCCTTGTTCTTCCAATGGTGAACATGGATTGGGCGACTGGTGGTTCTGCTGGTGCACTGGTGGCGTGGCCAGTGGCCAGTGGCCTGTGGTGTTCGGTGCGGTTAGTCAGTTACACAATCTGGCCGGAGGTTGTTCTTAAGACCAATGACCTAATCTCTCAAAAAACCAATACAACAAAGTAAACCCTTGTTCTTCCAATGGTGAACATGGATTGGGCGACTGGTGGTTCTGCTGGTGCACTGGTGGCGTGGCCAGTGGCCAGTGGCCTGTGGTGTTCGGTGCGGTGATGGTGAGCCGATttaggaaaagagaagaaaacccTTCTTAGTTTCGTTCAATTCCAGGGCCCTTCGTAGAAAACccttctttgttcttcattcaattttttttccacattttgGGCAAAAACGTGAGAGACTGAGAGATGATTTTGTTTGTTCCGAAAATTAAATGGACCATCTAGATTTCCTATTTACAAAAGTGCCACCAAGTTTTTTTTGGGCCATTCTTTCATAGGATTCGTGTGGGCCTTATTTTAACTTGGAATGagctatttttttcctttctatcgGGCTAAAAAAGACTTCTActcaaatccaaataaaaaaattagtagagTGCCCTTAAAATTTGGCATTTTTGAGAGGGAAAATGATAGCTccgataattaatacccactaaAGATATTTTCAGTCGGGAatgactacaatacacaccccttatttgggtgtgtatcatatgcaccccccaaaatgttatgaattatagagaaaatgttacgaatcgtattgttaaaaagttatgaatcgtataaaggttacaatatacaccaaaatgttatgaatcataatgaaaatgttacgaatcgtattgctaaaaagttatgaattctagaacaaaagttacgaaacatgctaaaatgttatgaatgaaccataaaataggtgcatatggtacatccTTTTAAAGGGtatgtattgtagactttcccttttCAGCATCGTGAGACTTCAAATTGAATT encodes:
- the LOC131309661 gene encoding uncharacterized protein LOC131309661, whose translation is MKVEKMCQTSQVQPLKLNELKLALYKGDFTLVAYYLSAPAPTTLCTQRLSSTSISKHFPSEIHCKSFKLSLQSPTQSIPFRDFSSAAKPTSVPDFGLGDHSDEVIEGWQSCEDTYSGCKSETSLHIGRRKKEETMELGNSAAYSLGNHSGFGAEDEFNRGICNDVFEIF
- the LOC131311136 gene encoding ribonucleoside-diphosphate reductase small chain; the encoded protein is MPSIPQEPLLTPNPDRFCMFPIKYPQIWEMYKKAEASFWTAEEVDLSDDIRHWDEALTADEKHFITHVLAFFAASDGIVLENLAGRFMKEVQVAEARAFYGFQIAIENIHSEMYSLLLESYIKDSNEKDRLFHAIETIPCVEKKANWALKWIDGGESFAERIVAFACVEGIFFSGSFCAIFWLKKRGLMPGLTFSNELISRDEGLHCDFACLLYELLNNKLSEERVRGIVADAVEIEREFVCDALPCALVGMNGDLMSEYIEFVADRLLAALGYGKMYDAKNPFDWMELISLQGKTNFFEKRVGEYQKASVMNSLNGNGGGIHVFKLDEDF